The genomic window aatagtgggaagaggtacattcactgatttatttttatttttatttttttaacacagtcggtcaacctataGGTGAGCTACTTTAAACCTGCCTGCTccgagctacctgttggagacccctgcacTAGGGCTTTCAAACAATTACACATTTATGATTAATCATATctttaatcacatgtttgaagttccattattttacattttaaatatgttatgcttttattgtagaTATTATACTGTTTTATGTTAAGGgtgctttacttcctgtttggatacaaacgttttttttcatatgttgagacttttcatttttctttttaaagttatggATGTTGATGGTTGTTTcctgatgtgctctgtgttACAGTGGTTCAGGGTCAGGACAGCTGGAGAGTGACTTACTCTTCTCTTCAGATCTGTGCTTATAAAGGATCAACTGTGGAGATGAACTGCACCTTCACATACCCAGAGAGGATAAATAGACAAGTTAACTCACTTCAGAAAACATTCTGGTTGAGAAAAGATGGTTTTTATTACAAAGATGTAGAAACAGTTTCAGAGTATTCAGGTCGTGTGAAGAATATCTGTGATGAGAATAAATGCACTCTGAGAATCACaaacctgagagagacagactcgACTGTGTACAGGTTTGGATTcataacaaacaaaagcagTTATTCTGGTCGACCTGGGGTCACTCTGTCAGTCACAGGTAATCTTTCACCTCAATATTTCTGAGCTCACTGTTTCTaatacattataaatacatgttttaatatgtgCATGTTTTGTGAAAACAGTTGACGTTTCTTCACATGTTCAGATCTCCAGGTGAAGGTGAGCAGACCATATAAGGCTCTGCTCTTTCAGTGTCTCAGTGGACTTTCCAGTCAAACCTCCTACATCTGGTTCAGGAACGGACATCAAATCGAACAtcaaacattatattattattatccacCAGAGCAGCTTCTTCAGACAGACAGTTACTCCTGTGCTCTATCAGGACATGAGAAGTGCCCGtctcctccagtgtgtgagtttatttacagtcttcaCTGATTCACACCATCAGATGGAATCTTTAAACTATTAAATGGTGCCTCATAGCAGCATGTACCTCAGTggtatttgttatttatttagatttttcataGAGTGTCCTGTTTATCtgtttcaatgtaaaaaaaaaaacctttattcaGCTGTCATGAGCCTCAATTTCAAAACCAAAAGTTAAGTTAGAATGTAatatgttcatcatcatcatctgatgTGGATGACAAAGGTCTCTCTGAttctcctccagatgctccaaagcttccctctgtgtcagtgagtccctctgctgagatagtggagggcagttcagtgactctgacctgtagcagtgatgctaacccagcaccTGAATACACCTGGTACAACATGAACGGTCATGAACTCAGTAAAGAATCAGAGCTCGTCTTCAGCTCAGTTCAGTCCTCTGACTCTGGAAGGTATTACTGTAAAGCTAAGAATGATCTGGGAGAGAGGACATCTGGATACGTCaaagttgaagtgaaatgtgagtgaaaaacattttctttgaaaagcAACATTGAGCTGATTTCTCATTTGAAGGTTTAATTTGCTGATCATATCTGCTTCCTCTAGCTCTACTTCACACTCACAGTCTGCAGCTAAAGCCCACTGAGCACTGTTTTTTCATCTtgacaattcaaacattttaatgttgaggagaaattaaaacagatgttttctcctccagatgctccaaagcttccctctgtgtcagtgagtccctctgctgagatagtggagggcagttcagtgactctgacctgtagcagtgatgctaacccagcagctacTTTTAAATGGTACAAGAGAAATCAGACCTCTAAATACCTTGGTGAAGGAGCTCAGCTCGTCTTCAGCTCCATCAAGTCCTCTGACTCTGGAGAGTTTTCATGTAAAGCTGAGAACGATCTGGGAAAGCCGACCTATAAATGGATCTCTAttgatgtgaaatgtgagtgaaacaCTTCAAACAGCAACATTCAACATTTGGAGACTTTCCTTACTGACCTGATTTCTCTGTAGTTTCAtagtttcattttaatttaatttaatcgtttatttgaatcagggacagcgtacaaaaaaaacattagtctcagaagagaagagacgctttgtaccagatttagctagctagctaatttctgtctgttgtccctgggcagatgatggcaacagcaaaatacaaatcaaccagtcagtcacacacacacacacacacacacacacacacacacacatttcataagagagaagaaagacatagatcaatttacagatattaaaacattatgtcCAAGTTTCCCTGAGAGCTCTAAAAGGTTGTCGAGatgacacattaatgctgacaaGACTGGTTCCTTAAAATAAATTTTTTGACTTTCCGGTTGaaagtgcagaagtttgtgCAAAGTTCAAGACTAGTTGGAAGACTATTCCATTCTTTaatggctttaaaagaaaaaacagattgtgcTAAAGCAGAGCCACGTTTAGGAATACTGCGATCTCCGTTAGAGGCAGACCTTGAAGATCTGCGTATCAACTCAGAGCGaagtttcacaaagcttttcaaaGGTGGGGGAGCAGCATCATGGATTATTTCATACACTAAGCGGACATcggtataaaaaaataaattgtcaaAGCTAAGAATTTTATATTCATCAAGAATATCACAATGATGATACTGTTGTGGTTTCCTGTCCAGAGTTTTAAGGGCTGGGTTTTAAGGGTTTGCTCACACCTTGATTATCCTGTCTGTTAATGACTTTCAAATCTTCAGAAACCTTTTCACTaaatgctgttttcatttaaaggtcagTTATTAAACTACGTCTCTTTTTGAAGCAtgaaagcttccctctgtgtcagtgagtctcTCTGCTGAGACCGTGGATGGTTAGAGATCAGGGGTCTCATTTCTAACCGTTGCGTACGCCCAAAACGGGGTCTGAAACTGGCGTACGCCTTTTCCCACGCAGTTTGTGATCTATATAAACAAACCTGACGGTAAAATGTGCGCACTGgtaagcaaactctgacccagGCGTATGTTCATTTTGGAGGCATGGGAATTTGGTGACACAGACGGCGAAGTGGTAAACTGAAACCTGCAGATACAAATTGTTGTttcttccacattttatttcactaaatatcaaactttactgacagatccacgtcatcagaATCATTCAAACTGACGATTTTATTTATGCTATAATCgcgacaatatataaacataaaataaaaataaaaaatataagtCCGCctcatacatattgcatcagcgccgtctcgccttcattatcccggactgacctcagaggaccggacttgtacactaatgtaatcactgatgtagagttaaaaatTAGACTAATACAAAAACCacagagcctccagttttcattaatatctttcaatatcGAGCATTTATCTTCAagtgttgtttttagttttaataaagatgactgCGTTaagacgcacagagacacagcggtggcttcacacatttcgccTTCTCGTTACTCAGCatgtcttcatcagctgcatgtatttattctgtaaataattcaagtgtggacattaagtcgggtcatctctgacacgatcattaggtctatatatcctcataattagtcacagagcagaccGAGTTTCCCATgaaaatatgtggccaacaatcAAACGTTTTTGTTCGTTGATCAAACTTTTGATTACTAATGTGACAGAGTGAGGCagactgctgactgacgtgacctctctgacaatatgaagaaatcagtgtgggtcctgtaaacatgtaaacattgcagatattctcgtgcgtaatgatgaaaggtggatgttttggcacataggacagcgtgaatgcagcagcgacgtggtgtcattctctgattgggtgaatgcagcagcgacgtggtgtcactctctgatttttcttcagtttgtgatcctcctgctgcagtaaactatccatatgtccattttatccttcacttcattcacaaactcctccgtttctgggtcagaaagtttcttttctttgtctaaacttcCGGGTTTCGCCGCGATccagcgctggaaacctttACTCCgccccctcgtttgtatgcattttcattgaccgtttatggttgattgtgggcgtgtagagggcggaacatgggactaatctatgtgcgcacatttccaggtggatcgttatttataaagggaacattgcgtgtaagtgtgcgtacgaacggttttatgAATCTGAATCATTtcgtgcgcacgccatttccgggtttttggcgcacgtacatttttagtatggattctacgcattcttttataaatgagaccccaggGCTGTAGCAGGAGGATCATCAGTATTTATCACTTTCAAAGATATGTTGTTTCAAAAGGATTTTAACTCATAGAGTTCACATCTCTACAGCTTTAGACTGAGAGAATGTCAAATAAAAGATACTGATTCTAACAGGACATGAGGACTAATGCTTCACAGCTGgaataataaacttaaaaatgctatatttctaatattttaagttttagaCCACTGAAATAAACTCTGAAAGATTGAAATGTTCACGAGGCCGGTTCTAGACATGgcaatgcccccccccccaaatggTTAGCCTGCCCCactaaaaaaaagccaaatatcCTCCTTTCACCACAAGTTTCagatataaaagtttttttttttttccttgtcgattcaacaaatcagaaaatgcCACTCCCAAATAATATGTTTTACTAATACTTGATTGGTTGGTTTGGCCAAATAAAATATGGAGACCAGCGAGAGAGGTTGTCAATTTCCGGATCGATTGAGACTGTCACTTAACTGTACACAGCCTCCTTGTAGCCGTGTAATCATATCTTGTTGAGCTGAAGACCCAGTCGGTCTGGGAGATTGGAATTTTATATAGGCTACTGTTGATTGATATTTTATATCATAGTTGCGTTCAGTTTGGTTGTTTGATAGCTACTATAACCACGTGGTCTAGCTGGATGTGTTGGTGTTAGCGTCAGTAGCTAGCGTTAGCGTTAGTTGCTTAGTtgatgaaatttgtttttatttctattttatttatttttttagcactttgagatttttttgcaaaaatgtaaagtgtgttacaaattaaatgtattattagcTAATGAGCTACTCAGCAATAGCTAAGGTTAGCGTTAATGTTAGCGTCAGCTCCACTTTTTCCCATGTCCTATTTCCCTTCCGGCGCACAATGTTacatgagagaaagagaaacttgGTGATTCTGGCTCATGAAAAGGCTATCACAACTGGACTGGATATGGATGGATTGATTAGCATTGTTGCACAAAGAAACATAAGCCTGATCATGTAAAGAACATATTTTGAGtcacagaaatatattttaaaaaaaggcacaaaacacaaaaaccgacagataaaaacacaaaaacacaaaaaatgaattaaaaaaacctattaaaaatatattgtgAAGACTGTAATATAAGATAGGTGTGGTGACAAGTAAAGGTGTCAGGGAATATAAAATCATAAACATGTCATTCGACATTGAGCAAAATAAATTGTACGATTCCATGAAAGATAAGTTAATAATGAAATATTATTGGGCATTTGTAATGAGCAAATTACCGTATAGTtttatatgaaaatgtaaaactataCCATTCAAAGTAGTCTAGAACTTGGCCTGAATGTTCATACTGTTTTTTAAAGAGACTTTTATcctcctccagatgctccacagtttccctctgtgtcagtgagtccctctgctgagatagtggagggcagttcagtgactctgaactgcagcagtgatgctaacccagcagctaattaTACCTGGTACAAGGAGAATGGACCTCTAAACCttaatccctcaaatgcagGAGCACAGCTCGTTCTCAGTTCAGTCAACTCCTCGGCCTCTGGAGAGTATTACTGTGAAGCTGAGAACACGCTGGGGAGAAGGACATCCAAACACATCTCTATAAATGTCAAATGTGAGTAAAACACctattatttaaaaagtgtatctacCGACCTAAAAACCCAACATCCccactttttccattttttagcCACTCAAATGTTTCGCTGAACTTTCCACATTCCTGCTCTGCATttatgtggtgtcggacacatcggaagaATTAGCTTCCAATTGGAAAATACAGATGAACgtctgctcaagtcggaacaacaattCAGAAACCCAACTTGCCGACTTAACGTCACATTTGTCATCATTCAGACTCAACCTACCTAAACTGACCGTTTCAACCTGTTAATCACGCACTTGGTTTGATCAACCCATCAAAACTACTTGGATAGGTTCAGGACACATTCAGTATGTTCACATGCTGTTAGAGATAGTCGATAAATTGTGTTAGTACGACTAAAACTGTAATAAATCAGTTCCTgtgggggcgctggagtcctatcgatggcggtctccatgctggaaatgctgtctcaccctaactttcagtcaacataacaggctgagagctggagctgaggttttaaacctcttgagaAACCCTTATATGGCACCTGCTTGTCAATCAGATCAGCTATGCCTTCACccccagtacagtgtgtgctgattgagacatgagctaaaaagacatatttgtttttttgaaccaggctgtaaacatgttcatctctgctgtaaaaatgtcttctttgaatgggtgtgtatgtgacttcctgtgcttctgcagccagcctctagtggacactcgaagaactgcaggattttacccTTCAacatctgcttcatttttcaacagtgGAGGTTTCTGCTTAGGACAGACTGATGATAAATATATCTGAACGCTTTGTTTTGGTCACCATTTCCCAGGGGGAGGGAAATCAGTGGCTGTTGCTGGAACAATCACGGTTGTTCTTCTGGTTATCGTGTTCCTCTCTGTCCTCGTGTGGATCAGGTGAGCTGCTTCGTTTCACTGAATCATTAAAAGTCAGTCATAtctaaaaaacataattcatcATACTTTTAAATTCTTCTCACAAGACAAAAGAGGGCTTCCAATGAACCGTCTgaggctgaagagagacaagaacACACGGAGCAGGTGAGAATAGTTCTGATTAATATCTTAGTACTAAATAAACGCTGATTCATTCAGACTGCTGTGTTACTCAGAGGTCGTTCATCCAGAAGAGTAAATGTGCTCGATATGGTCCGTCCAATAATCTGACCAAGCAAATATTTCACTCAGCCGACTGCTCAGAGCTGATCATCCTACAAGTACACAATCATTGCGTTAGTTTCTGCAGACATCATGAACAGTAGCTGCTGGTCATTAGAGAGCGCTAACACAGCCCACCCACTGCCTGGAAGGGgaatttgttaaaaataaatacaatgcaTACCATACATGAATTATTT from Labrus bergylta chromosome 1, fLabBer1.1, whole genome shotgun sequence includes these protein-coding regions:
- the LOC110004185 gene encoding B-cell receptor CD22-like, with amino-acid sequence MNCTFTYPERINRQVNSLQKTFWLRKDGFYYKDVETVSEYSGRVKNICDENKCTLRITNLRETDSTVYRFGFITNKSSYSGRPGVTLSVTDLQVKVSRPYKALLFQCLSGLSSQTSYIWFRNGHQIEHQTLYYYYPPEQLLQTDSYSCALSGHEKCPSPPVYAPKLPSVSVSPSAEIVEGSSVTLTCSSDANPAPEYTWYNMNGHELSKESELVFSSVQSSDSGRYYCKAKNDLGERTSGYVKVEVKYAPKLPSVSVSPSAEIVEGSSVTLTCSSDANPAATFKWYKRNQTSKYLGEGAQLVFSSIKSSDSGEFSCKAENDLGKPTYKWISIDVKYAPQFPSVSVSPSAEIVEGSSVTLNCSSDANPAANYTWYKENGPLNLNPSNAGAQLVLSSVNSSASGEYYCEAENTLGRRTSKHISINVKWGGKSVAVAGTITVVLLVIVFLSVLVWIRQKRASNEPSEAEERQEHTEQGQPEEQEDLQYASIHFSKTQEPLYSNTRPARPPRRTEQQDVTEYAAVKFTRNSTAMRTRSKEPEEDPAALYSTVNKS